The following proteins come from a genomic window of Panicum hallii strain FIL2 chromosome 8, PHallii_v3.1, whole genome shotgun sequence:
- the LOC112903470 gene encoding uncharacterized protein LOC112903470, translating into MTKGKEKAEGDGSTRERTITWDDDQTKFMLGWFIDFMKEQYAGFKIKKQHHFKCSEALNRQFNMGVTATQVERHFRHYKENWKFVATALAKSGNTFDTTRSMVIISESEKAKLKDRARRLLAKPIKFFKEMQELFLNSSADGSLAMDATNCMNDTQANDTQGDKDNDYDDDIFNDLSNYAHPVDDLGDDSDTLPSPISGQPSFASQVAENSSSSSGMKRLRAEDKYAKRDVRPKSRMSKIGDTIATTLVTLQNEIKKPVPAPPSMPNSDGILWQRLENMTLTTEQKLMVGTFLAHKDQKGMRGFLSGSAEVTFQSWVFKFLSDAGL; encoded by the exons ATGACTAAAGGGAAGGAAAAAGCTGAAGGTGATGGCTCCACTCGTGAGAGGACCATCACATGGGATGATGATCAAACCAAATTTATGCTTGGTTGGTTCATTGACTTTATGAAAGAGCAATATGCTGGTTTCAAGATAAAAAAACAGCACCATTTCAAGTGTTCAGAGGCATTGAATAGACAGTTCAATATGGGGGTAACTGCTACACAAGTTGAGAGACATTTCAGGCATTACAAGGAAAATTGGAAGTTTGTTGCAACTGCCTTAGCCAAGAGTGGTAACACTTTTGACACAACAAGATCTATGGTAATCATATCTGAATCAGAGAAGGCTAAGCTAAAG GATAGGGCAAGAAGGCTCCTTGCTAAGCCTATCAAATTCTTCAAAGAAATGCAAGAACTATTCCTGAACAGCAGTGCTGATGGTTCTCTTGCTATGGATGCCACTAATTGCATGAATGACACTCAGGCTAACGACACGCAGGGTGATAAAGATAATGATTATGATGATGATATATTCAATGACCTGTCAAACTATGCTCATCCTGTAGATGACCTAGGTGATGATTCCGACACTTTACCTTCTCCTATAAGTGGTCAACCTAGCTTTGCATCTCAAGTTGCTGAGAATAGCTCATCTagctctggaatgaagcgtCTAAGAGCGGAAGATAAATATGCTAAGAGAGATGTGAGACCAAAGAGCCGTATGTCAAAAATAGGAGATACAATTGCAACTACTTTAGTGACCCTTCAAAACGAGATCAAGAAGCCAGTGCCAGCTCCACCTTCTATGCCTAATTCTGATGGTATATTGTGGCAAAGACTTGAAAATATGACACTAACTACCGAACAAAAGTTGATGGTAGGAACCTTTCTAGCACATAAAGATCAAAAGGGTATGCGTGGTTTTCTATCTGGTTCAGCTGAGGTGACATTTCAATCATGGGTATTCAAATTTCTTAGTGATGCGGGGCTGTGA